A genomic region of Balaenoptera acutorostrata chromosome 4, mBalAcu1.1, whole genome shotgun sequence contains the following coding sequences:
- the TOP2B gene encoding DNA topoisomerase 2-beta isoform X2 — MAKAGGGGGIGIGAGAGGLGALTWVNNAAKKEESETANKNDPSKKLSVERVYQKKTQLEHILLRPDTYIGSVEPLTQLMWVYDEDVGMNCREVTFVPGLYKIFDEILVNAADNKQRDKNMTCIKVSIDPESNIISIWNNGKGIPVVEHKVEKVYVPALIFGQLLTSSNYDDDEKKVTGGRNGYGAKLCNIFSTKFTVETACKEYKHSFKQTWMNNMMKTSEAKIKHFDGEDYTCITFQPDLSKFKMEKLDKDIVALMTRRAYDLAGSCKGVKVMFNGKKLPVNGFRSYVDLYVKDKLDETGVALKVIHELANERWDVCLTLSEKGFQQISFVNSIATTKGGRHVDYVVDQVVGKLIEVVKKKNKAGVSVKPFQVKNHIWVFINCLIENPTFDSQTKENMTLQPKSFGSKCQLSEKFFKAASNCGIVESILNWVKFKAQTQLNKKCSSVKYSKIKGIPKLDDANDAGGRHSLECTLILTEGDSAKSLAVSGLGVIGRDRYGVFPLRGKILNVREASHKQIMENAEINNIIKIVGLQYKKSYDDAESLKTLRYGKIMIMTDQDQDGSHIKGLLINFIHHNWPSLLKHGFLEEFITPIVKASKNKQELSFYSIPEFDEWKKHIENQKAWKIKYYKGLGTSTAKEAKEYFADMERHRILFRYAGPEDDAAITLAFSKKKIDDRKEWLTNFMEDRRQRRLHGLPEQFLYGTATKHLTYNDFINKELILFSNSDNERSIPSLVDGFKPGQRKVLFTCFKRNDKREVKVAQLAGSVAEMSAYHHGEQALMMTIVNLAQNFVGSNNINLLQPIGQFGTRLHGGKDAASPRYIFTMLSSLARLLFPAMDDNLLKFLYDDNQRVEPEWYIPIIPMVLINGAEGIGTGWACKLPNYDAREIVNNVRRMLEGLDPHPMLPNYKNFKGTIQELGQNQYAVSGEIFVVDRNTVEITELPVRTWTQVYKEQVLEPMLNGTDKTPALISDYKEYHTDTTVKFVVKMTEEKLAQAEAAGLHKVFKLQTTLTCNSMVLFDHMGCLKKYETVQDILKEFFDLRLSYYGLRKEWLVGMLGAESTKLNNQARFILEKIQGKITIENRSKKDLIQMLVQRGYESDPVKAWKEAQEKAAEEEETQNQHDDSSSDSGTPSGPDFNYILNMSLWSLTKEKVEELIKQRDAKGREVNDLKRKSPSDLWKEDLAAFVEELDKVEAQEREDVMAGMAGKAIKGKVGKPKVKKLQLEETMPSPFGRRVVPEITAMKADASKKLLKKKKGDLDTTAVKVEFDDEFSGAQVEGVGEEALIPSAPVNKGPKPKRERKEAGTRVRKAPTSSGKPSAKKVKKRNPWSDDESKSESDLEETEPVVIPRDSLLRRAAAERPKYTFDFSEEEDDADEDDDDNDLEELKVKASPMTNDAEDEFVPSDGLDKDEYTFSPGKSTASPEKSSHDKKGQDYGALFSFPSYSQKSEDDSAKFDSNEEDSASVFSPSFGLKQTEKVPSKTVAAKKGKPSLDTTPKPKRTPKQKKVETVNSDSDSEFGVPKKTTAPKGKGRGAKKRKASGSENEGDYNPGRKTSKTTSKKPKKTSFDQDSDVDIFPPDFTSEPPSLPRTGRARKEVKYFAESDEEEDVDFVMFN; from the exons AACAATGCtgcaaaaaaagaagagtcaGAAACTGCAAACAAAAATGATCCTTCAAAGAAGTTGTCTGTCGAGAGAGTGTATCAGAAAAAGACACAACTTGAACATATTCTCCTTCGTCCTGATACGTACATTGGGTCGGTGGAGCCATTGACACAG CTCATGTGGGTGTATGATGAAGACGTAGGAATGAATTGCAGAGAGGTTACCTTTGTGCCGGGTTTGTACAAGATCTTTGATGAAATTTTGG ttAATGCAGCTGACAATAAACAGAGGGATAAGAACATGACCTGTATTAAAGTTTCTATTGATCC TGAATCTAACATTATAAGCATCTGGAATAATGGGAAAGGCATTCCGGTAGTAGAACACAAAGTAGAGAAAGTTTATGTTCCTGCATTAATTTTTGGACAGCTTTTAACATCCAGTAACTATGACGATGATGAGAAAAAAGTAACAG GTGGTCGCAATGGTTATGGTGCAAAACTTTGTAATATTTTCAGTACAAAGTTTACAGTAGAAACTGCTTGCAAAGAATACAAACATAGTTTTAAGCAG acatgGATGAATAATATGATGAAGACTTCTGAAgccaaaattaaacattttgatGGTGAAGATTACACATGCATAACATTCCAACCAGATCTGTCCAAGTTTAAGATGGAGAAACTTGACAAGGACATTGTGGCTCTCATGACCAGAAGAGCTTACGATTTGGCTGGTTCATGCAAAGGAGTCAAGGTTATGTTTAATGGAAAGAAATTGCCT GTAAATGGATTTCGCAGTTATGTAGATCTTTATGTGAAAGACAAGTTGGATGAAACTGGAGTGGCCCTAAAAGTTATTCATGAACTTGCAAATGAAAGATGGGATGTTTGTCTCACACTGAGTGAAAAAGGATTCCAGCAAATCAGCTTTGTAAATAGCATTGCAACAACAAAA gGTGGACGGCATGTGGATTATGTAGTAGACCAAGTTGTTGGTAAACTGATTGAAGtagttaagaaaaagaacaaagctggtgtGTCAGTGAAACCATTTCAA GTAAAAAACCATATATGGGTTTTTATTAACTGCCTTATCGAAAATCCAACTTTTGATTCTCAGACTAAGGAAAACATGACTTTGCAGCCCAAAAGTTTTGGATCCAAATGCCAACTGtcagaaaagttttttaaagca GCCTCTAACTGTGGCATTGTGGAAAGTATCCTGAACTGGGTGAAATTTAAGGCTCAGACGCAGCTGAACAAGAAGTGTTCATCAGTAAAGTACAGTAAAATCAAAGGTATTCCCAAACTGGATGATGCTAATGATGCTG GTGGCAGGCACTCCCTGGAGTGCACGCTGATACTGACGGAAGGGGACTCTGCTAAGTCGCTGGCCGTGTCCGGACTGGGCGTGATTGGGAGGGACAGGTACGGGGTCTTCCCCCTCAGGGGCAAGATCCTCAACGTGCGGGAGGCCTCTCACAAGCAG ATCATGGAGAACGCAGAAATAAACAATATCATTAAGATAGTTGGTCTACAATACAAGAAAAGTTATGATGATGCAGAATCGCTGAAAACCTTACGCTATGGGAAGATTATGATTATGACTGATCAG GATCAAGATGGTTCTCACATAAAAGGCCTGCTTATTAATTTCATCCATCACAATTGGCCATCACTTTTGAAGCATGGTTTTCTTGAAGAGTTCATTACGCCTATTGTAAAG gCTAGCAAAAATAAGCAGGAACTTTCCTTCTATAGTATTCCTGAATTTGATGAGTGGAAAAAACATATAGAAAACCAGAaagcctggaaaataaaatactacaaaG GGTTGGGTACCAGTACAGCTAAGGAAGCCAAGGAATATTTTGCTGATATGGAAAGGCACCGCATCTTATTTAGATATGCTGGTCCTGAAGATGATGCTGCCATTACCTTG GCATTCAGTAAGAAGAAGATCGATGACAGAAAAGAATGGTTAACAAATTTTATGGAAGATCGGAGACAGCGTAGGTTACATGGCTTACCAGAG CAATTTTTATATGGTACAGCAACAAAGCATTTGACTTACAATGATTTCATCAACAAGGAATTGATTCTCTTCTCAAACTCAGACAATGAAAGATCTATACCATCTCTTGTTGATG gctttaaaCCAGGCCAACGAAAGGTTTTATTTACCTGTTTCAAGAGGAATGATAAACGCGAAGTAAAAGTCGCACAGTTGGCTGGATCTGTTGCCGAGATGTCTGCTTATCATCATGGAGAA CAAGCACTGATGATGACTATCGTGAACTTGGCTCAGAACTTTGTGGGGAGTAACAACATTAACTTGCTTCAGCCCATCGGTCAGTTTGGAACTCGGCTTCACGGGGGCAAAGACGCTGCAAGTCCTCGttacattttcacaatgttaag CTCTTTAGCAAGACTGCTTTTCCCTGCTATGGACGACAACCTGCTTAAATTCCTTTATGATGATAATCAACGCGTAGAGCCTGAGTGGTATATTCCCATTATCCCCATggttttaataaatggtgctgagggCATCGGCACAGGATGGGCTTGTAAACTACCCAACTATGATGCTAGGGAGATTGTGAACAACGTCAGACGGATGCTGGAAGGCTTGGATCCTCACCCCATG cTTCCAAACTACAAAAACTTTAAAGGAACAATCCAAGAACTTGGTCAAAACCAATATGCAGTCAGTGGTGAAATATTTGTGGTGGATAGAAACACAGTGGAGATTACAGAGCTTCCCGTTAGAACTTGGACACAG gTATACAAAGAACAGGTTTTAGAACCTATGCTAAATGGAACAGATAAAACACCAGCATTAATTTCTGATTATAAAGAATATCATACTGATACAACTGTGAAATTTGTGGTGAAAATGACTGAAGAGAAACTGGCACAAGCAGAAGCTGCTGGATTGCACAAAGTTTTTAAACTGCAAACTACTCTTACCTGTAATTCCATG GTACTCTTTGATCATATGGGATGTCTGAAGAAGTATGAAACTGTGCAAGACATTTTGAAAGAATTCTTTGATTTACGATTAAGCTATTATGGTTTACGTAAGGAGTGGCTTGTAGGAATGCTGGGAGCAGAATCTACAAAGCTTAACAATCAAGCCCGTTTCATTTTAGAGAAGATACAAGGGAAGATTACTATAG AGAATAGGTCAAAGAAAGATTTGATTCAAATGTTAGTCCAGAGAGGTTATGAATCTGACCCAGTGAAAGCCTGGAAAGAAGCACAAGAAAAG gcagcagaagaggaagaaacacaaaaCCAGCATGATGATAGTTCCTCTGATTCAGGAACTCCTTCAGGCCctgattttaattatattttaaatatgtctcTATGGTCTCTTACTAAAGAAAAAGTTGAAGAACTGATTAAACAGAGAGATGCAAAA GGGCGAGAGGTCAATGATCTTAAAAGAAAATCTCCTTCAGATCTTTGGAAAGAAGATTTAGCAGCATTTGTTGAAGAACTGGAT AAAGTGGAAGCGCAGGAACGAGAAGACGTTATGGCTGGGATGGCTGGAAAAGCAATAAAAGGGAAAGTTGGCAAACCTAAGGTGAAGAAGCTTCAACTGGAAGAGACAATGCCCTCACCTTTCGGGAGAAGAGTAGTTCCTGAAATTACTGCCATGAAGGCAGATGCCAGTAAGAAGttgctgaagaagaaaaag GGTGATCTCGATACCACAGCGGTGAAAGTGGAATTTGATGACGAATTCAGCGGAGCACAGGTAGAAGGTGTGGGAGAAGAGGCACTGATCCCGTCGGCGCCTGTAAACAAAGGTCCCAAACccaaaagggagaggaaggaggctg gtaccAGGGTGAGAAAAGCACCTACATCATCTGGTAAACCCAGCGCAAAGAAAGTGAAGAAACGGAATCCTTGGTCAGACGATGAATCCAAGTCAGAAAGTGACTTGGAAGAAACAGAACCTGTGGTTATTCCGCGAGACTCTTTACTTAGGAGAGCGGCTG CTGAAAGGCCTAAGTACACATTTGATTTCTCAGAAGAGGAGGATGATGCCGATGAGGACGACGACGATAATGACTTAGAGGAGCTGAAGGTGAAAGCGTCTCCCATGACAAACGATGCAGAAGATGAATTTGTCCCTTCCGACGGCCTGGACAAAGATGAGTATACGTTTTCACCAGGCAAATCCACAGCTAGCCCAGA AAAGTCTTCCCATGACAAGAAAGGTCAGGATTACGGGGCTCTCTTCTCATTCCCTTCATACTCTCAGAAGTCAGAAGACG ATTCAGCTAAATTTGACAGTAATGAAGAAGATTCTGCTTCTGTCTTTTCACCATCATTTGGtctgaaacaaacagaaaaagttcCAAGTAAAACAGTAGCTGCTAAAAAGG